A single genomic interval of Actinomycetota bacterium harbors:
- a CDS encoding ComEA family DNA-binding protein, translating into MDPHRSPGRLRTVAAWLDASPAEAAGLAVLLAGAALATALVWWSGGAPSSTLATAPVSLESPAPGPVTVHVAGGVVDPGVVRLPGGARVADAIAAAGGPRFDAALDALNMARVLTDGEQVVVPLTAGPGPPAPTAVEPRDADGRVDLNAATADDFEELPGIGPVLAERIVAWRDAHGPFADVGQLRDVPGIGERTFQKLAERVFVR; encoded by the coding sequence GTGGACCCGCACCGCTCACCTGGACGTCTGCGGACCGTCGCAGCGTGGCTGGATGCCAGCCCGGCGGAGGCCGCTGGTCTAGCAGTGCTCCTGGCAGGGGCGGCGCTGGCCACCGCCCTGGTGTGGTGGTCGGGCGGTGCGCCTTCGTCCACGCTGGCAACGGCGCCCGTGTCGCTGGAGAGCCCGGCGCCAGGCCCGGTCACCGTTCACGTCGCTGGTGGCGTCGTAGACCCCGGCGTGGTGCGTCTCCCGGGCGGCGCACGGGTCGCCGATGCGATCGCCGCCGCCGGCGGCCCACGGTTCGACGCAGCGCTCGACGCGCTGAACATGGCTCGGGTCCTCACGGACGGTGAGCAGGTCGTCGTGCCGCTCACCGCTGGTCCCGGACCACCGGCGCCGACCGCTGTGGAGCCACGCGACGCTGATGGACGGGTGGATCTCAACGCCGCCACCGCTGACGACTTCGAGGAGCTGCCCGGGATCGGCCCGGTGCTCGCCGAGCGGATCGTCGCGTGGCGCGATGCCCACGGCCCGTTCGCCGACGTGGGTCAGCTCCGCGACGTCCCGGGCATCGGCGAGCGCACCTTCCAGAAGCTGGCCGAGCGGGTCTTCGTCCGGTGA